In Acidimicrobiales bacterium, a single window of DNA contains:
- a CDS encoding MCE family protein has product MNRRVAVNLTVFALLGAVLAYWAVGNVLQIDLVDRPYTLTADFESSPGLQPGFDVGYLGTPIGRVRAVDLEDGGVSVTLAIDKGHHVPEGSSLAVRRKSAIGEPYVDVVPPAGAGVDGPFLEPGAHITRERTSTPLAYAELFDALDDLVSAVPRQDLDTLLHELAVGLDGRSEDLRRLITGSSDALATFADHSELIEEFTANMADLVGTLSDHREALGRGLDNAEVVTGSLAEANADLQRVLEDGDSLSNRTADLLAAAKPEVSCVLGDLGALAVRLGRPDLLGAIEQLLATGPAAAQVFTDSSQGGVVANEDDGPYIRAIPPLNIGGEEPVPVYDEVRQLPDVPAVAACPDLEPVEAPAASPTLAASGNGAVTGDSPAVDPGAPQEAAADQESSRQADDRSRFNPFVLVLALLALAALAAVRPWRWLPRRGG; this is encoded by the coding sequence ATGAACCGCCGCGTGGCCGTGAACCTGACCGTCTTCGCCCTGCTGGGCGCCGTCCTCGCCTACTGGGCGGTCGGCAACGTCCTGCAGATCGATCTGGTCGACCGCCCGTACACCCTCACCGCCGACTTCGAGAGCTCGCCCGGCCTCCAGCCAGGGTTCGACGTGGGCTACCTCGGTACCCCCATCGGCCGGGTGCGGGCCGTGGACCTCGAGGACGGCGGCGTCTCCGTCACCCTCGCCATCGACAAGGGTCACCACGTGCCCGAGGGCTCCTCGCTGGCCGTGCGGCGGAAGTCGGCCATCGGCGAGCCGTACGTCGACGTGGTGCCGCCCGCCGGCGCCGGCGTCGACGGGCCGTTCCTCGAGCCGGGCGCCCACATCACCCGGGAGCGGACGTCGACCCCGTTGGCGTACGCGGAGCTGTTCGACGCCCTCGACGACCTGGTGAGCGCCGTGCCCCGCCAGGACCTGGACACCCTCCTCCACGAGTTGGCCGTCGGCCTGGACGGCCGCTCCGAGGACCTGCGCCGCCTCATCACGGGCAGCAGCGACGCCCTCGCCACCTTCGCCGACCACAGCGAGCTGATCGAGGAGTTCACCGCCAACATGGCCGACCTCGTGGGCACCTTGAGCGATCACCGCGAGGCGCTCGGCCGGGGCCTCGACAACGCGGAGGTGGTGACGGGCAGCCTCGCGGAGGCCAACGCCGATCTCCAGCGGGTGCTCGAGGACGGTGACTCCCTCTCGAACCGGACCGCCGACCTGCTCGCGGCGGCCAAGCCCGAGGTCAGCTGCGTGCTGGGCGACCTCGGCGCGCTGGCGGTCCGCCTCGGCCGACCCGACCTGCTGGGAGCCATCGAGCAACTGCTGGCCACCGGGCCGGCCGCCGCTCAGGTGTTCACCGACTCCAGCCAGGGCGGCGTCGTCGCCAACGAGGACGACGGCCCGTACATCCGCGCCATCCCCCCGCTGAACATCGGCGGCGAGGAGCCCGTCCCGGTCTACGACGAGGTTCGTCAGCTGCCCGACGTTCCCGCGGTGGCCGCCTGCCCGGACCTGGAGCCCGTAGAGGCGCCGGCGGCCAGCCCGACGCTCGCCGCCTCGGGGAACGGGGCCGTGACGGGCGACAGCCCGGCCGTGGACCCGGGCGCGCCGCAGGAAGCGGCCGCGGACCAGGAGTCGTCCCGCCAGGCGGACGACCGCAGCCGCTTCAACCCCTTCGTGCTCGTGCTGGCGCTGTTGGCACTGGCCGCGCTCGCGGCGGTGCGCCCCTGGCGCTGGCTACCGCGACGCGGCGGATGA
- a CDS encoding MCE family protein, giving the protein MGTHVLERISRNQQALVGVVATLVLAVSVTVAMKAAFGAFDPGYTLTAHFGEAGQNLDTQSDVKVRGVNVGRVTGIDVGEDGRAVVTMRLDPGTEVPRTAVAAIRPISIFGPKFVDLVPGRDEGEGPFYGDGDEIARTETALELSDVLAHADALLRAVDPQDLTVILRTFADGLDGLEGPLSRSIRDARTVLRATLDSTPDRHRLLDAMAALSGELADRGRTVVAIAEGFHPTAETLSSHEDELAGLLDGTARLSRDLAEVLDANRSVLGPATAAGADLAGVTAGELPGLVGYLQFVSNYSSILAEVIRVPSSSANYLMATQQFLLGSDPCRALVIVPECRLPTIDPGPAAADAG; this is encoded by the coding sequence ATGGGGACGCACGTGCTCGAGCGAATCAGCCGCAACCAGCAGGCCCTCGTCGGCGTCGTGGCCACCCTCGTGCTCGCCGTGTCCGTGACCGTGGCCATGAAGGCCGCTTTCGGGGCTTTCGACCCCGGGTACACCCTCACCGCCCACTTCGGGGAAGCCGGCCAGAACCTGGACACCCAGTCGGACGTGAAGGTGCGGGGCGTCAACGTCGGCCGCGTCACCGGCATCGACGTCGGCGAGGACGGCCGCGCCGTCGTGACGATGCGTCTCGACCCGGGCACGGAGGTCCCCCGGACCGCGGTGGCCGCCATCCGGCCCATCTCGATCTTCGGGCCGAAGTTCGTCGACCTCGTCCCCGGCCGCGACGAGGGGGAGGGCCCGTTCTACGGCGACGGCGACGAGATCGCCCGGACCGAGACCGCCCTCGAGCTGAGCGACGTCCTGGCGCACGCCGACGCCCTGCTCCGAGCCGTCGACCCGCAGGACCTCACGGTGATCCTGCGCACGTTCGCCGACGGGCTGGACGGGCTCGAGGGGCCCCTGTCCCGATCGATCCGGGATGCCCGGACGGTGCTGCGGGCCACGCTCGACAGCACGCCGGACCGCCACCGGCTCCTCGACGCCATGGCGGCGCTCTCCGGCGAACTGGCCGACCGGGGCCGGACGGTGGTGGCCATCGCCGAGGGCTTCCACCCGACGGCCGAGACGCTCTCGTCGCACGAGGACGAGCTCGCCGGCCTCCTCGACGGCACCGCCCGGCTGTCACGCGACCTCGCCGAGGTCCTCGACGCCAACCGGAGCGTGCTCGGGCCTGCCACCGCGGCCGGCGCCGACCTGGCGGGGGTCACCGCCGGCGAACTCCCGGGGCTCGTGGGCTACCTCCAGTTCGTCTCGAACTACAGCTCGATCCTCGCCGAGGTCATCCGGGTGCCCTCCTCGAGCGCCAACTACCTCATGGCCACCCAGCAGTTCCTCCTGGGATCCGACCCGTGCCGGGCACTCGTGATCGTCCCCGAGTGCCGCCTGCCCACCATCGACCCCGGCCCGGCCGCGGCGGACGCGGGATGA
- a CDS encoding universal stress protein gives MSPTGGTGSGGDRSDGDRSEGGPTTGGESAPGRYRRILVGTDGSATAARAVDRAVGVAAVHGAQLTILSAGRGADLVLDREVARLADHRVAVTTLATRGDAARALREEAVHGGYDLLVVGNKGLHGLQRLNPLGSVPGRISHQAPCSLLVVKTT, from the coding sequence ATGTCTCCCACGGGTGGTACTGGCTCCGGCGGCGACCGCTCCGACGGCGACCGCTCCGAGGGAGGTCCGACCACTGGCGGCGAATCGGCGCCCGGGCGCTATCGGCGGATCCTCGTCGGCACCGACGGGTCGGCGACGGCTGCCCGGGCGGTGGACCGTGCGGTCGGGGTGGCCGCCGTGCACGGTGCCCAGCTGACCATCCTGTCGGCGGGGCGCGGCGCCGACCTCGTCCTCGATCGGGAGGTCGCCCGGCTGGCGGACCACCGCGTGGCCGTGACCACCCTCGCCACGCGGGGCGATGCCGCCCGGGCCCTGCGCGAGGAGGCGGTGCACGGGGGCTACGACCTGCTCGTGGTCGGCAACAAGGGCCTCCATGGCCTGCAGCGCCTCAACCCCCTGGGATCCGTGCCGGGGCGCATCAGCCACCAGGCCCCCTGCTCGCTGCTGGTCGTCAAGACGACCTGA
- a CDS encoding universal stress protein, whose translation MTYRTIVVGTDGSETATRAVREAGLLAGVEGARLVIATAFTPHHADALAQLAGTPSTAVASRQATVPAELQWTVTDRAQAEATAAAGRREARAAGAEEVTVTSDSGAPAAVLLETVELHDADLVVVGSVGLRGPRRLLGSVAQAVLHHAPCDVLVVQTTD comes from the coding sequence ATGACCTATCGCACCATCGTGGTGGGCACGGACGGGTCCGAGACCGCCACCCGTGCGGTTCGTGAAGCGGGCCTCCTGGCGGGCGTCGAGGGCGCCCGTCTGGTGATCGCCACGGCGTTCACCCCCCACCACGCCGACGCGCTGGCACAGCTCGCGGGGACCCCGTCCACCGCGGTCGCCAGCCGCCAGGCCACGGTCCCCGCCGAGCTCCAGTGGACGGTGACCGACCGGGCGCAGGCCGAGGCGACGGCGGCTGCGGGGCGGCGGGAGGCCCGTGCGGCCGGGGCGGAGGAGGTGACGGTGACGAGCGACAGCGGCGCCCCGGCGGCGGTCCTGCTCGAGACAGTGGAGCTGCACGACGCCGATCTCGTGGTGGTGGGCTCGGTGGGCCTTCGGGGCCCCCGCCGCCTCCTCGGGAGCGTGGCCCAAGCCGTCCTCCACCACGCGCCCTGCGACGTGCTCGTGGTCCAGACCACCGACTGA
- a CDS encoding MCE family protein: protein MTRTSRPPRPPRWARLAAVGLTVALTAGGCSLRTAGSPKGDLGLTATFDDVHNLVVGHSVKLADVTIGTVTHVRLDGYRAEVTMSIEDGHPLPVGTTAVLAKTSLLGEQYIELRPPDGSLPTTAGLLHDGDEITRTTTEAEFEEVTERAIEFLGAVTASDLNTIVSTGAQAVGGRGRELNGLLRDLSAVVTDLSSQREQIAQTIDGFARLSRDLAANDEQVAGLVDDLAGASVTLAANRDRMLTALAGIRDMSEVSTDTVLLPHLDDLISTLRDLDPIVATVAGQRPLIESLLQSVNQFLVKISNNVAARDTGAAAQAQYIWARGLATPSGTVGDAEPPVPTDPAPVAPPVAAPADPRNGLDDVNNLVASILGLLGALPGVTLPDEVCDQLVGLQQTVDDTLALGLAAQLPQVCPADGGSTSPGGTAPGGQGPLPVPVPGTGGSGGSGGGELPLPLPGVGG from the coding sequence GTGACCCGCACGTCGCGTCCGCCCCGCCCACCGCGTTGGGCCCGGCTCGCCGCCGTGGGCCTGACCGTCGCGCTCACCGCGGGCGGGTGCTCGCTGCGCACGGCCGGGTCGCCCAAGGGCGACCTCGGCCTGACCGCCACCTTCGACGACGTCCACAACCTCGTCGTCGGCCACTCGGTCAAGCTCGCGGACGTCACCATCGGCACCGTCACCCACGTCCGGCTCGACGGCTACCGGGCGGAGGTCACGATGTCGATCGAGGACGGGCACCCCCTGCCCGTGGGCACCACCGCCGTCCTCGCCAAGACGTCGCTGCTGGGCGAGCAGTACATCGAGCTACGCCCTCCCGACGGCTCCCTGCCCACGACCGCGGGTCTCCTCCACGACGGGGACGAGATCACCCGGACCACCACCGAGGCCGAGTTCGAGGAGGTGACCGAGCGGGCCATCGAGTTCCTCGGCGCGGTCACGGCGAGCGACCTGAACACGATCGTGTCGACCGGGGCCCAGGCCGTCGGCGGCCGGGGGCGTGAGCTCAACGGCCTCCTGCGCGACCTCTCCGCAGTGGTCACCGACCTGAGCTCCCAGCGGGAGCAGATCGCCCAGACCATCGACGGCTTCGCTCGGCTCAGCCGCGACCTGGCCGCGAACGACGAGCAGGTCGCCGGCCTCGTCGACGACCTTGCCGGCGCCTCCGTGACCCTCGCCGCCAACCGCGATCGGATGCTCACGGCGCTGGCCGGGATCCGGGACATGAGCGAGGTCAGCACCGACACCGTGCTCCTCCCCCATCTCGACGACCTGATCTCGACCCTGCGCGACCTCGACCCGATCGTGGCGACCGTGGCGGGCCAGCGACCGCTCATCGAGTCCCTCCTGCAGTCGGTCAACCAGTTCCTGGTCAAGATCTCGAACAACGTGGCCGCCCGCGACACCGGTGCCGCCGCCCAGGCCCAGTACATCTGGGCGCGGGGCCTGGCCACGCCCTCCGGCACCGTCGGCGACGCCGAGCCGCCCGTGCCCACCGACCCGGCTCCGGTCGCCCCGCCCGTAGCGGCACCCGCCGACCCCCGCAACGGTCTCGACGACGTCAACAACCTCGTGGCCTCGATCCTCGGGCTGTTGGGGGCGCTCCCGGGCGTGACCCTCCCCGACGAGGTCTGCGACCAGCTCGTCGGCCTCCAGCAGACCGTCGACGACACCTTGGCCCTCGGCCTGGCCGCCCAGCTCCCCCAGGTGTGCCCTGCCGACGGGGGGAGCACCTCACCGGGCGGGACGGCGCCGGGGGGTCAGGGCCCGCTACCGGTCCCCGTGCCCGGCACCGGGGGCTCAGGCGGCTCGGGTGGCGGCGAGCTGCCCCTCCCCCTCCCGGGGGTGGGCGGATGA
- a CDS encoding phage holin family protein: MAAPSADRPVANGQVRERSLSELVGDMTQDVSTLLRKEVELAREELKVEVSKAARAGGGFGAAAYAGILAGVGLVMTLGFLLDEVMPTWVAFLIVTVLLVAVATAAFLAGKKQLETVDPVPEQTIQTLKEDKQWLSEQRN; this comes from the coding sequence ATGGCGGCCCCGTCCGCCGATCGCCCGGTGGCGAACGGCCAGGTCCGCGAGCGCAGCCTCTCGGAGCTGGTGGGCGACATGACCCAGGACGTGTCGACCCTCCTGCGCAAGGAGGTCGAGCTGGCCCGTGAGGAGCTCAAGGTCGAGGTCTCCAAGGCCGCCCGGGCCGGCGGCGGCTTCGGCGCCGCCGCCTACGCCGGCATCCTCGCCGGCGTGGGCCTGGTCATGACCCTCGGGTTCCTCCTCGACGAGGTGATGCCCACCTGGGTCGCCTTCCTCATCGTGACCGTCCTGTTGGTCGCCGTGGCGACCGCCGCCTTCCTGGCCGGCAAGAAGCAGCTCGAGACCGTCGACCCGGTCCCGGAACAGACCATCCAGACCCTCAAGGAGGACAAGCAGTGGCTGAGCGAACAGCGGAACTGA
- a CDS encoding MCE family protein, with product MSPRDEGGARAARLKAVAVACVVALAGGGCSLAGGGDTASSTHLTVEFRRAVAVYPGSSVRVLGLPAGTIDEVVPEGDRVRVEISVDADVPVPADVKASVVPLSLIGERSVTLFPAWQEGDPRAQDGDVIPMERTTVPAEPDEALQAFTDLARGLDPDEVARLVHEGAETLDGRGDVLNEGLRQMGDLSQLLADEDDSLVAVAANLDELAGTLGTREEQLGHVIESFATASQVLADEREDIQALLAGLGQLAQEGDAVVRSAQDHLPEDLAQLARLTRSAHTNLDAVALFVDALNQNSQGLIGAYDEGLGVLVQRINLTPITAEVLRPLFTALGLQLQAPCVPQPGVTCP from the coding sequence GTGAGCCCGAGGGACGAGGGCGGGGCCCGAGCGGCCCGGCTCAAGGCGGTCGCCGTGGCGTGTGTCGTCGCCCTCGCGGGCGGGGGCTGCTCGCTGGCCGGCGGCGGGGACACGGCGTCCAGCACCCACCTCACCGTCGAGTTCCGGCGGGCGGTGGCGGTCTACCCCGGGTCCAGCGTGCGGGTGCTCGGCCTGCCCGCCGGCACCATCGACGAGGTCGTGCCCGAGGGCGACCGGGTCCGGGTCGAGATCTCGGTCGACGCCGACGTGCCCGTGCCCGCCGACGTCAAGGCCTCCGTGGTGCCCCTGTCGCTGATCGGCGAGCGGAGCGTCACCCTGTTCCCGGCGTGGCAGGAGGGTGACCCACGCGCCCAGGACGGCGACGTCATCCCGATGGAGCGCACGACCGTGCCCGCCGAGCCCGACGAGGCGCTCCAGGCCTTCACCGACCTCGCCCGGGGCCTCGACCCGGACGAGGTCGCCCGCCTCGTGCACGAAGGGGCCGAGACGCTCGACGGTCGGGGCGACGTCCTGAACGAGGGCCTGCGCCAGATGGGCGACCTCTCGCAGCTGCTCGCCGACGAGGACGACTCGCTCGTGGCCGTGGCCGCCAACCTGGATGAGCTCGCCGGGACCCTCGGCACCCGCGAGGAGCAGCTCGGGCACGTCATCGAGTCCTTCGCCACGGCGTCGCAGGTGCTGGCCGACGAGCGCGAGGACATCCAGGCCCTGCTCGCCGGCCTCGGCCAGCTCGCCCAGGAGGGCGACGCCGTCGTGCGATCGGCGCAGGACCACCTCCCGGAGGACCTCGCCCAGCTGGCCCGACTCACCCGATCGGCCCACACCAACCTCGACGCGGTCGCGCTGTTCGTCGATGCGTTGAACCAGAACTCGCAGGGCCTCATCGGCGCCTACGACGAGGGCCTGGGCGTCCTGGTGCAGCGCATCAACCTCACGCCCATCACCGCCGAGGTGCTGCGACCGCTCTTCACCGCCCTCGGCCTCCAGCTCCAGGCGCCGTGCGTGCCCCAGCCGGGGGTGACCTGCCCGTGA
- a CDS encoding ABC transporter permease translates to MTAPTTTPLPSPLAALVGVFRGTRDLFAELGGHLVFYVRVLSRVGTDIIVRQRYRGEVARHVSNVAVGSGAWIFGAGMVFVVFTMSFFTGTEVGLQGYKGLEQIGAEAFTGLVGSFANVREVTPLIAATALAAQVGAGFTAEIGAMRISDEIDALEVMAVPPLVYVVATRVTATLIALIPIYLISLLASFWATKLVTTEFYGLSPGVYDYYFRLYLPPIDIVYSVLKMIVFTIVVTLIHCYYGYYASGGPAGVGVAVGRAIRASIVTIVVINFVLSLLFWGDGSTVTLTG, encoded by the coding sequence ATGACCGCGCCGACGACCACGCCCCTGCCCAGTCCGCTCGCCGCGCTCGTGGGCGTGTTCCGCGGCACCCGGGACCTGTTCGCGGAGCTCGGCGGGCACCTCGTGTTCTACGTGCGGGTCCTCAGCCGGGTCGGCACCGACATCATCGTGCGCCAGCGCTACCGCGGCGAGGTCGCCCGCCACGTCAGCAACGTCGCCGTGGGCTCGGGGGCGTGGATCTTCGGCGCGGGCATGGTGTTCGTGGTCTTCACCATGTCGTTCTTCACCGGAACCGAGGTGGGCCTCCAGGGCTACAAGGGCCTCGAGCAGATCGGCGCCGAGGCCTTCACCGGGCTGGTGGGCAGCTTCGCCAACGTGCGTGAGGTGACCCCGCTCATCGCCGCGACGGCCCTCGCCGCGCAGGTGGGCGCCGGCTTCACCGCCGAGATCGGCGCGATGCGCATCTCCGACGAGATCGACGCCCTCGAGGTCATGGCCGTCCCGCCGCTCGTCTACGTGGTGGCCACCCGCGTGACGGCGACCCTCATCGCCCTCATCCCCATCTACCTCATCTCGCTGCTGGCCAGTTTCTGGGCCACCAAGCTCGTGACCACCGAGTTCTACGGGCTCTCGCCGGGCGTCTACGACTACTACTTCCGGCTCTACCTGCCGCCCATCGACATCGTCTACAGCGTCCTCAAGATGATCGTGTTCACGATCGTCGTGACGCTGATCCACTGCTACTACGGCTACTACGCCTCCGGTGGGCCGGCGGGCGTCGGCGTGGCCGTGGGCCGGGCCATCCGGGCCTCGATCGTCACCATCGTCGTCATCAACTTCGTGCTGTCCCTGCTCTTCTGGGGCGACGGCAGCACGGTGACGCTGACGGGCTGA
- a CDS encoding DUF3618 domain-containing protein, whose product MTRDHMSTTLDEIGERVSPGRVVQRRMDRVRAATSRAGQRVMGTPQSAASSVRDTAGGAAGSLRDGVGSVAGTVSDAASGAAGTVAAAPGRIEHGIESGTQGNPLAAGAVAFGVGLLVGSMTPSTGVEAQVAEQLSEPVLEPLKAEARDLGQEVAHTAQAEAQEAMAATTETARSAAQDLQGSATDAAQQVREQATQAGGEVADQARTAADQVRGDGPPPAAPPAR is encoded by the coding sequence ATGACCCGCGACCACATGAGCACGACGCTCGACGAGATCGGTGAGCGGGTGAGTCCCGGGCGCGTCGTGCAGCGACGGATGGACCGGGTCCGAGCGGCAACCTCCCGGGCCGGCCAGCGGGTCATGGGCACGCCGCAGTCGGCGGCGAGCAGCGTCCGGGACACCGCCGGCGGCGCCGCGGGGTCGCTGCGTGACGGTGTCGGCAGCGTCGCCGGCACCGTCTCGGACGCGGCCTCGGGTGCCGCCGGAACGGTGGCGGCGGCACCCGGACGCATCGAGCACGGCATCGAGTCGGGGACCCAGGGCAACCCACTCGCCGCCGGTGCCGTCGCCTTCGGCGTCGGCCTGCTCGTGGGGTCGATGACCCCGAGCACCGGGGTCGAGGCCCAGGTGGCCGAGCAGTTGAGCGAGCCGGTGCTCGAGCCCCTCAAGGCCGAGGCCAGGGACCTGGGCCAGGAGGTGGCGCACACCGCGCAGGCCGAGGCCCAGGAAGCGATGGCGGCGACCACCGAGACTGCACGGTCCGCGGCTCAGGACCTCCAGGGATCGGCGACGGACGCCGCCCAGCAGGTCCGCGAGCAGGCCACGCAGGCCGGCGGTGAGGTGGCCGACCAGGCGCGCACCGCCGCCGATCAGGTGCGGGGCGACGGTCCCCCGCCGGCGGCGCCGCCCGCCCGCTGA
- a CDS encoding ABC transporter permease, with product MFAIAGEGFRHTWAVKSWWREWLVQCWFLVRVTTLPVMLIAIPLGATISLQVGQLARQLGAGSATGSAVVLAIVREVAPVATALLISGAGGSAMSSDLGSRRIRDELAAMEVMGVNPIYRLVTPRLWASSTVGVLLVSLVIFSGVAGGYFFNVVLQGVTPGAYFEGATSLLQLSDLLASLFKAWIFGFIAAMVATYKGMNCETGPAGVGRAVNQAVVLTFLLIFAANYVITTLYFVLVPATA from the coding sequence ATGTTCGCCATCGCGGGCGAGGGGTTCCGCCACACCTGGGCCGTGAAGAGCTGGTGGCGCGAGTGGCTCGTCCAGTGCTGGTTCCTCGTTCGGGTCACGACCCTCCCGGTCATGCTCATCGCCATCCCGCTCGGGGCGACGATCTCGCTCCAGGTGGGCCAGCTCGCCCGCCAGCTCGGCGCCGGCTCGGCCACCGGGTCGGCCGTGGTGCTCGCCATCGTCCGGGAGGTCGCCCCCGTGGCCACGGCACTGCTCATCTCCGGCGCCGGCGGGTCGGCGATGTCCTCGGACCTCGGCAGCCGCCGGATCCGCGACGAGCTCGCGGCGATGGAGGTGATGGGGGTCAACCCCATCTACCGGCTCGTCACCCCCCGCCTCTGGGCCTCCAGCACCGTGGGCGTCCTGCTCGTCTCGCTGGTCATCTTCTCGGGCGTCGCCGGCGGCTATTTCTTCAACGTCGTCCTCCAGGGCGTGACCCCCGGCGCCTACTTCGAGGGCGCCACGTCACTGCTCCAGCTCTCCGACCTGCTGGCCTCGCTGTTCAAGGCCTGGATCTTCGGGTTCATCGCCGCCATGGTCGCCACCTACAAGGGCATGAACTGCGAGACCGGTCCGGCGGGCGTGGGCCGTGCCGTCAACCAGGCCGTGGTGCTCACCTTCCTCTTGATCTTCGCGGCGAACTACGTGATCACGACCCTGTACTTCGTCCTCGTCCCGGCGACGGCGTGA
- a CDS encoding MCE family protein: protein MTARTQVRRWAGRLVPGRFTEMNRRSVGIVALSIIVALCIAAFSVGTLDLLEHRYVVRAVLPDAAGLKAGSLVRLAGVEVGEVTGLEADRRLGQVVVTFEVEDDVALGPRTTARVALSTLLGGQYLRLGDVVGTPHLADQPAEERRIPLSRTSVPFSVNETFTEATDVVDAIDTEAVNDMITEFADIATDSGPRVERVLRALTQVSRAFNERQAVIRELLDQSEVLTATLADKDEAIVRLIEASNVVLDQIAARRDELATILGDGSDAVRRLAEIVTSRRSQLEAVLADLDVATDAVAEHQQDIDTLLAWSGPTYQQVAAIASHGPYIDVLPTALGPDVIGTLARLYPQLGIGQPAGGSPLPTATTGGTP, encoded by the coding sequence GTGACCGCCCGCACGCAGGTGCGTCGATGGGCGGGTCGGCTCGTGCCGGGCCGGTTCACCGAGATGAACCGACGGTCGGTGGGCATCGTCGCGCTGTCGATCATCGTCGCCCTGTGCATCGCGGCCTTCTCGGTCGGCACGCTCGACCTGCTCGAGCACCGCTACGTGGTGCGGGCGGTCCTCCCCGACGCCGCCGGCCTGAAAGCCGGGTCGCTGGTGCGCCTGGCCGGGGTCGAGGTCGGCGAGGTCACGGGGCTCGAGGCCGACCGTCGTCTCGGTCAGGTGGTCGTCACCTTCGAGGTGGAGGACGACGTCGCCCTCGGGCCCCGCACGACCGCCCGGGTGGCCCTGTCGACGCTGCTGGGCGGGCAGTACCTGCGCCTCGGCGACGTCGTGGGCACCCCGCACCTCGCCGACCAGCCCGCCGAGGAACGGCGCATCCCCCTCTCGCGCACGAGCGTGCCCTTCTCCGTGAACGAGACCTTCACCGAGGCGACCGACGTCGTCGACGCGATCGACACCGAGGCCGTCAACGACATGATCACGGAGTTCGCCGACATCGCCACGGACAGCGGCCCGCGGGTGGAGCGGGTGCTCCGGGCGCTGACCCAGGTCTCGCGGGCGTTCAACGAGCGCCAGGCCGTGATCCGGGAGCTGCTGGACCAGAGCGAGGTGCTGACCGCCACCCTGGCCGACAAGGACGAGGCCATCGTGCGCCTCATCGAGGCCAGCAACGTCGTGCTGGACCAGATCGCGGCTCGGCGCGACGAACTGGCCACCATCCTCGGGGACGGCTCGGACGCCGTGCGCCGCCTCGCCGAGATCGTGACCTCCCGGCGCTCGCAGCTCGAGGCCGTCCTCGCCGACCTCGACGTCGCCACCGACGCGGTCGCCGAGCACCAGCAGGACATCGACACACTCCTCGCCTGGTCGGGCCCCACCTACCAGCAGGTGGCGGCCATCGCCTCGCACGGGCCCTACATCGACGTGCTCCCGACCGCCCTCGGCCCCGACGTGATCGGCACGCTCGCTCGGTTGTACCCGCAGCTCGGGATCGGCCAGCCCGCGGGCGGGTCGCCGCTCCCCACGGCCACCACCGGGGGGACCCCGTGA
- a CDS encoding MCE family protein, which translates to MIRTALKFGAFAALTVLLTAVIGAQIAKVQFGDTYGIVATFDDVTGLTDGDDVKVAGVKVGQVSDIATSAEGRAVVRLELETDVVLPADTVASVRWRNLLGQRVVYLEPGDAGGRLEEGDRIERTRSVVDIGALINELGGLVSAIDPTQLNTLMTAVSEALDGNEAAVARLLDSAGDLLTTLAERQDTIDQLLDDFDTVSAALADRDDQIATMIDNLALLTGTFAGNEELLGSTLTELAQYSGSLDQVLVANQADLESIIANLATVTDTVTDNIDVIGEQLANLPGGLAALHEVTNRGEYIVIQALCFAAGPPPCPTPTDLPGLSGPSTVAAGPDALANLGPLGPSGTATPGSPSAGALQGLLPGGAP; encoded by the coding sequence GTGATCCGGACCGCGCTCAAGTTCGGCGCGTTCGCGGCGCTGACGGTGCTCCTCACCGCGGTGATCGGCGCCCAGATCGCCAAGGTCCAGTTCGGCGACACCTACGGCATCGTCGCCACCTTCGACGACGTCACCGGGCTCACCGACGGCGACGACGTGAAGGTGGCGGGGGTGAAGGTCGGCCAGGTGTCCGACATCGCCACCTCCGCCGAGGGCCGCGCCGTCGTGCGCCTCGAGCTGGAGACGGACGTGGTGCTGCCCGCCGACACGGTCGCGTCCGTGCGCTGGCGCAACCTGCTCGGCCAGCGGGTCGTGTACCTCGAGCCCGGAGACGCCGGGGGGAGGCTCGAAGAGGGCGACCGCATCGAGCGGACCCGCTCGGTGGTGGATATCGGTGCGCTCATCAACGAGCTGGGCGGCCTGGTGTCGGCCATCGACCCGACCCAGCTCAACACGCTCATGACCGCGGTGAGCGAGGCGCTCGACGGCAACGAGGCCGCGGTGGCCCGCCTCCTCGACAGCGCCGGCGATCTGCTGACCACCCTCGCCGAGCGCCAGGACACCATCGACCAGCTGCTCGACGACTTCGACACCGTGAGCGCCGCGCTGGCCGACCGTGACGACCAGATCGCCACCATGATCGACAACCTCGCCCTCCTCACGGGCACCTTCGCCGGCAACGAGGAGCTGCTCGGGTCGACCCTGACCGAGCTGGCGCAGTACTCGGGCTCGCTCGATCAGGTGCTGGTGGCCAACCAGGCGGACCTCGAGAGCATCATCGCCAACCTCGCGACGGTGACCGACACCGTCACGGACAACATCGACGTCATCGGCGAGCAGCTGGCCAACCTGCCCGGCGGCCTCGCGGCGCTGCACGAGGTGACCAACCGGGGCGAGTACATCGTCATCCAGGCCCTGTGCTTCGCCGCCGGCCCACCCCCGTGCCCCACCCCCACCGACCTCCCCGGGCTCTCCGGGCCTTCCACGGTGGCGGCGGGACCCGACGCCCTCGCCAACCTCGGCCCCCTGGGGCCGTCGGGCACGGCCACCCCCGGGTCGCCCTCCGCCGGCGCCCTCCAGGGCCTGCTCCCGGGAGGGGCACCGTGA